The Vicia villosa cultivar HV-30 ecotype Madison, WI linkage group LG1, Vvil1.0, whole genome shotgun sequence genome includes a region encoding these proteins:
- the LOC131606561 gene encoding phospholipase A1-Ibeta2, chloroplastic-like — protein sequence MNIMINSTLPPHNLNMFQTKRTTTTFTCRASVINFPPRKTASSTRLHLSNLENLLKKQYQPLSTQQQDPLIQTNNQTTTTTTTVTEKKSKNILVGLDLSNLWSTDKKTKTTEEQMSPRHLKNLQRLLSKTAEYSPRNSLGGYWRQYHGCNYWKGMLDPLDQNLRREVLRYGEFVQAAYHYFHTDPTTTQHDHPHQRHVSLPDKFYKVTKSLYATSSIELPEWVNKIAPNLGWMTRKSSWIGFIAICEDKREISRLGRRDIVISLRGTATLLEWAENMRAQLKETEAQNGKKPKVECGFLSLYKTKGSNVPSLAESVIEEVKRLMEVYKGETLSITVTGHSLGAALALLVADDVSTCSPHVPPVAVFSFGGPKVGNKAYGNKITSQNVKVLRIVNSQDVITRVPGMFVSEEFEQKLRSFKVGGFVADMLDEKTPLAYSHVGAELRVDTKMSPFLKPDADMACCHDLEAYLHLVDGFLASNCPFRANAKRSLAKLMEYQSSNVKKLYTNKAKSMSVNIEKERSFSSSECLPSPS from the coding sequence ATGAATATCATGATCAACTCCACCCTACCACCGCACAACCTCAACATGTTCCAAACCAAACGCACAACCACCACCTTCACTTGCCGAGCATCCGTTATCAACTTTCCTCCGCGTAAAACAGCTTCTTCCACACGGTTACATCTCTCCAACCTCGAGAATCTCCTTAAAAAACAATATCAACCACTGTCAACACAACAACAAGATCCATTAATCCAAACCAACAACCAAACAACCACAACAACGACAACCGTAACTGAAAAGAAATCAAAGAACATTCTAGTAGGACTCGACCTATCAAATCTCTGGTCTACAgacaagaaaacaaaaacaacagAAGAACAAATGTCACCGCGCCACCTCAAAAACCTCCAACGCCTCCTCTCCAAAACAGCAGAATATTCTCCACGCAACTCCCTCGGCGGATACTGGAGACAGTATCACGGATGCAACTACTGGAAGGGAATGCTAGACCCTCTGGATCAGAATCTCCGGCGAGAAGTCCTTCGTTACGGTGAATTCGTACAAGCCGCGTATCATTACTTTCACACCGACCCCACCACGACACAACACGATCACCCACATCAACGACACGTGTCACTTCCTGATAAATTCTACAAAGTAACAAAAAGCCTCTACGCCACGTCATCAATAGAATTACCCGAATGGGTCAATAAAATTGCTCCAAATCTCGGGTGGATGACCCGGAAATCCAGCTGGATCGGATTTATAGCCATTTGCGAGGACAAAAGAGAGATTTCACGATTAGGGAGAAGAGATATTGTTATCTCTCTACGTGGAACCGCAACGCTGCTTGAATGGGCGGAGAATATGCGGGCCCAATTAAAAGAAACCGAAGCCCAAAACGGAAAAAAGCCCAAAGTGGAGTGTGGGTTTCTCAGCTTATATAAAACTAAAGGCTCTAATGTTCCTAGCTTAGCCGAGTCGGTGATTGAAGAAGTGAAACGGCTTATGGAAGTTTACAAAGGCGAAACGCTTAGTATAACGGTAACCGGCCACAGCCTCGGCGCGGCTTTAGCTTTATTAGTAGCTGATGACGTAAGCACGTGTAGCCCACACGTGCCACCCGTGGCTGTTTTTTCCTTCGGTGGACCCAAGGTTGGTAACAAAGCTTATGGAAacaaaatcacatcacaaaatGTAAAAGTTTTGAGAATAGTAAATTCCCAGGACGTTATAACTAGAGTTCCTGGTATGTTTGTTAGCGAAGAGTTTGAACAGAAATTGAGAAGTTTTAAGGTTGGTGGTTTTGTAGCTGACATGCTTGATGAGAAAACACCATTGGCTTACTCGCACGTGGGAGCCGAGCTACGCGTGGATACGAAGATGTCGCCGTTTTTGAAGCCGGATGCTGATATGGCGTGTTGTCATGACTTGGAAGCTTATTTACATTTAGTGGATGGTTTTTTGGCTTCGAATTGTCCTTTTAGAGCCAATGCGAAGAGAAGCTTGGCTAAGTTAATGGAGTATCAAAGTTCTAATGTAAAGAAATTGTATACTAATAAAGCTAAATCAATGAGTGTGAATATTGAAAAAGAGAGATCTTTCTCCAGCTCTGAATGTTTGCCTAGTCCGTCGTAA
- the LOC131638094 gene encoding pentatricopeptide repeat-containing protein At4g16835, mitochondrial has translation MYCLRFFRKKKLTSLSTSSFVTLTKHQTLTQTHHNNVIASNKIIANYVRSGDVDSALRVFDNMKVKSTITWNSILAAFAKKHGNFDRARQLFEKIPEPNTVSYNIMLACYWHHFGIHNARGFFDRMPVKDIASWNTLISGYTQVGLMSEARRLFAVMPEKNCVTWSAMVSGYVACGDLDAAVECFYAAPMRSVITWTAMITGYMKFGRVELAERLFHEMCLKTLVTWNAMIAGYVDNGRAEDGLKLFKTMLETGVKPNNFSLTSVLLGCSDLSALQLGKQVHQLVCKSPLIRDTTAVTSLISMYSKCGDLKDSWELFVKIPRKDIVTWNAMISGYAQHGAGEKALHLFDEMKRENMKPDWITFVAVLLACNHAGLVDLAIQYFNSMVRDFGIKTRPEHYACMVDLLGRAGRLSEAVDMIQSMPFKPHPAIFGTLLGACRIHKNLHMAEFAAKNLLELDPTSATGYVQLANVYAAQNKWEHVARIRKSMKEHNVVKSPGYSWIEINNVVHEFRSSDRLHPELVSIHEKLNELEKKMKLAGYVPDLEFALHDVGEEVKEKLLLWHSEKLAIAFGLLKVPLGVPIRVFKNLRVCGDCHSAIKYISAIEGRKIIVRDTTRFHHFKDGFCSCSDYW, from the coding sequence ATGTATTGTTTGCGATTCTTCAGGAAGAAGAAACTAACATCTTTGTCGACCTCGTCATTTGTTACACTAACCAAACACCAAACCCTCACTCAAACCCACCATAACAATGTCATTGCTTCGAATAAAATCATTGCCAATTACGTTCGATCTGGTGACGTGGATTCTGCTCTTCGTGTGTTTGATAACATGAAAGTGAAGTCCACTATTACCTGGAACTCTATCCTCGCTGCATTTGCAAAGAAACATGGGAATTTTGATCGTGCTCGCCAACTGTTTGAGAAAATTCCTGAACCGAACACGGTTTCATATAACATCATGTTGGCATGTTATTGGCACCATTTTGGCATCCATAATGCTCGTGGTTTCTTTGACCGAATGCCCGTTAAGGATATTGCGTCGTGGAACACGTTGATTTCGGGTTATACTCAAGTCGGGTTGATGAGTGAGGCGCGCAGGTTGTTTGCAGTGATGCCGGAGAAAAACTGTGTCACGTGGAGTGCGATGGTGTCTGGTTATGTGGCTTGTGGGGATTTAGATGCTGCTGTGGAGTGTTTTTATGCTGCTCCTATGAGGAGTGTGATTACTTGGACTGCCATGATCACTGGGTATATGAAGTTTGGAAGAGTTGAATTGGCGGAAAGATTGTTTCATGAAATGTGTTTGAAGACATTGGTAACATGGAATGCTATGATTGCCGGGTATGTTGATAATGGTAGGGCGGAGGATGGGTTAAAGCTTTTCAAGACAATGTTAGAAACTGGGGTTAAACCTAATAATTTCAGCTTGACTAGTGTGTTGTTGGGTTGTAGTGATTTATCAGCTTTGCAGCTAGGGAAACAAGTTCATCAATTAGTTTGTAAATCTCCGTTGATTAGGGATACAACTGCAGTGACTTCTTTGATTAGCATGTATTCCAAATGCGGGGATCTTAAGGATTCCTGGGAGTTATTTGTTAAGATTCCGCGAAAAGATATCGTAACCTGGAATGCAATGATTTCGGGTTATGCTCAACATGGAGCTGGTGAAAAGGCGCTTCATTTGTTTGATGAGATGAAAAGGGAAAACATGAAGCCAGATTGGATTACGTTTGTTGCAGTGTTATTAGCCTGTAACCATGCAGGATTGGTAGATCTTGCGATCCAATATTTTAACTCAATGGTAAGAGATTTTGGTATTAAAACTAGGCCAGAGCACTATGCATGCATGGTTGATCTTCTTGGTCGAGCTGGTAGGTTATCTGAGGCCGTAGATATGATACAAAGTATGCCTTTTAAGCCCCATCCTGCCATATTTGGAACACTTCTAGGTGCTTGTAGGATCCATAAAAACTTGCACATGGCCGAGTTTGCTGCCAAGAATCTGCTTGAGCTTGATCCAACTAGTGCAACTGGATATGTTCAATTGGCTAATGTTTATGCAGCACAAAACAAATGGGAACATGTTGCTAGGATCCGAAaatcaatgaaagaacataacgTTGTGAAGTCCCCTGGATATAGTTGGATCGAAATAAACAATGTTGTGCATGAGTTTAGGTCAAGTGACAGATTACACCCTGAATTGGTTTCTATACATGAAAAACTAAATGAATTGGAGAAGAAAATGAAGCTGGCAGGATATGTCCCAGATCTTGAATTTGCATTGCATGATGTCGGAGAGGAGGTGAAAGAAAAGCTTCTCTTATGGCATAGTGAGAAACTTGCTATTGCATTTGGACTTTTGAAGGTACCATTAGGAGTTCCAATCCGGGTGTTTAAAAATTTGAGGGTTTGTGGAGATTGCCACTCTGCAATCAAATACATCTCAGCTATAGAAGGAAGAAAAATCATTGTTAGAGATACCACAAGGTTTCA